From the genome of Aricia agestis chromosome 9, ilAriAges1.1, whole genome shotgun sequence, one region includes:
- the LOC121730739 gene encoding Golgi phosphoprotein 3 homolog sauron has protein sequence MIRTEGLVQRRNVIKESNSDGSVKENHDVDDKNDKNYDDGDSKETRLTLMEEVLLLGLKDKEGYTSFWNDCISSGLRGCILIELGLRGRVELERAGMRRKGLLSRKVIVKSDTPTGDVLLDEALKHMKDTDPPESVQSWIEYLSGETWNPMKLKYQLKNVRERLAKNLVEKGVLTTEKQNFLLFDMTTHPLTDNVVKCRLVKKVQEAALRRSITDVAHADKRSLALLMLAHSADVLENAFAPLSDEDYELATRRVRSLLDLDFEAEAMRPDACEIMWAVFAAFTK, from the exons ATGATTCGCACTGAAGGCTTAGTACAACGAAGGAACGTAATCAAAGAGAGTAATTCTGATGGTTCAGTCAAAGAGAACCATGATGTGGATGATAAGaatgataaaaattatgatGACGGTGATTCTAAGGAAACCCGTCTGACTCTGATGGAGGAGGTTCTTCTATTAGGGCTCAAGGACAAAGAA GGTTATACATCATTTTGGAATGACTGCATATCTAGTGGCTTGAGAGGCTGCATTTTAATCGAATTGGGCTTGAGAGGTCGCGTGGAACTAGAGAGAGCTGGTATGAGGAGAAAAGGCTTACTGTCAAGAAAGGTTATTGTAAAATCAG ATACACCAACTGGCGATGTCTTGCTGGATGAAGCTTTAAAACACATGAAAGATACCGACCCTCCAGAATCAGTGCAGAGTTGGATAGAATATCTCAGTG GTGAAACATGGAATCCTATGAAGTTAAAATATCAGTTAAAAAATGTACGAGAAAGGCTTGCCAAGAATCTTGTTGAGAAAGGTGTACTCACAACAGAAAAACAAAACTTCTTGTTGTTTGATATGACGACTCACCCACTCACCGATAATGTTGTTAAATGCCGCTTAGTAAAAAAG GTGCAAGAGGCAGCTCTCCGCCGCTCCATAACGGACGTGGCTCACGCCGACAAGCGGTCCCTGGCCCTACTCATGCTGGCACATTCCGCCGACGTCCTCGAGAACGCTTTCGCGCCGCTCTCGGACGAGGACTACGAGCTGGCCACCAGGCGCGTCCGGTCGCTCCTAGATCTGGACTTCGAGGCCGAGGCCATGAGACCGGACGCCTGCGAGATCATGTGGGCGGTGTTCGCGGCGTTCACCAAATAG